In one Thioclava sp. ES.031 genomic region, the following are encoded:
- a CDS encoding divergent polysaccharide deacetylase family protein translates to MMRSVMKGGLAGLLVAVLGAGVMSLIFPAPKEPGEEIKLAGSPTPEEPANVDLPAGSDFSRPATDRTPAMPTPDGAPLSAPTKTPRVSEPQPSLAPPSADEIQSAARPEMATDMAEPRPEAEGETVALAEPVAPEAGAQPDSAPPASLQGAPTPDATPEVAAARAPTPETQPQRTAETLPAAEMPALPDVTLQPPKASEQATPPAEEGDTIVAASEMPALPEAEMTPPETEPQAAPSLGDMPAPDQLPPEGEGIDTAQADKPEISSDPATSPDLPAGRALPQAGDAAPIKPRIFSLQDAPSLPGKPMGGFKSAPGVVVDRLPQVTPSTAPSPEEGPDAQPAQEMPEVAAVDAADLNPIRKFAAPAPISDKPQISLVLIDPGVAAGGLDPATITASDLPMTIAIDPTRDGAADDAKAFRAAGFEVAILAAGLPANAAPEDIEVALEAWRHVIPEAVAVVEPPQPQFQNNRPLARQMISALSRGGLGVVTQKKGFDSANQIATSADLPRAQVWRVIDDGREKAAVISRMLARADFEAERNGSVVVMLSAWPESVQGIEDWYVDAQNKVTLTPVSALALDSMAAGTPETGPKMENAGQ, encoded by the coding sequence ATGATGCGATCTGTGATGAAGGGCGGACTGGCCGGTCTGCTGGTCGCGGTTCTGGGGGCGGGTGTGATGTCGTTGATCTTCCCGGCGCCGAAAGAGCCCGGCGAAGAGATCAAGCTCGCCGGAAGCCCGACGCCCGAAGAACCGGCGAATGTGGACCTGCCTGCGGGCTCCGATTTCTCGCGCCCTGCGACCGATCGCACGCCCGCGATGCCGACGCCGGACGGGGCGCCGCTGTCGGCGCCGACCAAGACGCCGCGCGTATCCGAGCCGCAGCCGAGCCTTGCGCCGCCCAGTGCCGACGAAATCCAAAGCGCCGCGCGCCCGGAGATGGCGACCGACATGGCCGAGCCGCGCCCCGAGGCGGAAGGGGAGACCGTCGCGCTCGCAGAGCCGGTCGCGCCGGAGGCAGGGGCCCAACCCGACAGCGCCCCGCCTGCCTCTTTGCAAGGCGCGCCCACGCCCGATGCCACGCCCGAGGTTGCCGCTGCGCGCGCGCCTACGCCCGAAACGCAGCCGCAGCGGACCGCTGAAACTCTGCCAGCAGCCGAGATGCCCGCGTTGCCCGACGTGACCCTGCAGCCGCCGAAAGCGTCCGAGCAAGCGACGCCGCCTGCGGAGGAGGGCGACACGATTGTCGCGGCGAGCGAGATGCCCGCATTGCCCGAGGCCGAGATGACGCCCCCCGAGACGGAGCCCCAAGCGGCCCCGTCGCTCGGTGATATGCCCGCGCCCGATCAGTTGCCGCCCGAGGGCGAGGGGATCGACACCGCGCAGGCCGACAAACCCGAGATATCAAGCGATCCGGCCACAAGCCCGGACCTGCCCGCCGGGCGCGCCCTTCCGCAAGCCGGGGATGCAGCCCCGATCAAGCCGCGCATCTTCTCGTTGCAAGACGCCCCGTCGCTGCCGGGCAAGCCGATGGGTGGGTTCAAATCCGCGCCCGGCGTGGTGGTGGATCGCCTGCCGCAAGTGACACCTTCGACCGCGCCATCGCCCGAGGAGGGCCCCGATGCGCAGCCCGCGCAGGAAATGCCCGAAGTCGCGGCGGTCGATGCGGCCGATCTGAACCCGATCCGAAAATTCGCAGCCCCCGCACCGATCAGCGACAAGCCGCAAATCTCGCTGGTGCTGATCGATCCGGGCGTGGCGGCAGGCGGGCTCGACCCGGCGACGATCACCGCGAGCGATCTGCCGATGACAATCGCGATCGATCCCACCCGCGACGGCGCTGCCGACGATGCGAAAGCCTTCCGCGCGGCAGGGTTCGAGGTTGCGATCCTTGCCGCCGGACTGCCCGCCAATGCCGCGCCCGAGGATATCGAGGTGGCGCTGGAGGCCTGGCGTCACGTGATCCCCGAGGCTGTCGCCGTCGTGGAGCCGCCGCAGCCGCAATTCCAGAACAACCGCCCGCTCGCGCGCCAGATGATCTCGGCGCTCAGCCGTGGCGGGCTAGGTGTTGTCACCCAGAAGAAGGGCTTCGACAGCGCCAACCAGATCGCGACCTCGGCAGATCTGCCGCGCGCGCAGGTCTGGCGCGTGATCGATGACGGGCGCGAGAAGGCCGCGGTAATCTCGCGGATGCTGGCGCGCGCCGATTTCGAGGCGGAGCGCAACGGCTCGGTCGTGGTGATGCTCTCGGCCTGGCCGGAATCGGTTCAGGGGATCGAGGACTGGTATGTCGATGCGCAGAACAAGGTAACGCTGACCCCGGTATCGGCTCTGGCGCTGGATAGCATGGCGGCTGGCACTCCGGAGACCGGGCCGAAAATGGAAAACGCGGGCCAGTAA
- a CDS encoding aminodeoxychorismate/anthranilate synthase component II codes for MLLLIDNYDSFTYNLVHYFGELGADVKVWRNDALNVQEAMGMGAEAIVLSPGPCDPDQAGICLPLVMAAAEAKLPLFGVCLGHQTIGQAFGGKVVRASEIVHGKMGEIRHEGKGCFKGLPSPLKATRYHSLIVERESLPDCLEITAELDDGTIMGLRHRELPIEGVQFHPESIASEHGHAMLKNFLTEAGVSLKVPA; via the coding sequence ATGCTGCTGCTCATCGATAATTATGACAGCTTCACCTATAATTTGGTGCACTATTTTGGCGAGCTGGGCGCCGATGTGAAGGTCTGGCGTAACGACGCGCTGAACGTTCAGGAAGCGATGGGCATGGGCGCCGAGGCGATCGTGCTGTCGCCCGGCCCCTGCGACCCCGATCAGGCGGGCATCTGCCTGCCGCTGGTGATGGCCGCGGCCGAGGCGAAACTGCCGCTGTTCGGCGTCTGTCTGGGGCATCAGACCATCGGTCAGGCCTTCGGCGGAAAAGTCGTGCGCGCCTCCGAGATCGTGCATGGCAAGATGGGCGAAATCCGCCACGAGGGCAAAGGCTGCTTCAAGGGTCTGCCCTCTCCGCTGAAAGCGACGCGCTACCACTCGCTGATCGTGGAGCGCGAGAGCCTGCCCGACTGCCTCGAGATCACCGCCGAGCTGGACGACGGCACGATCATGGGCCTGCGTCATCGCGAGCTGCCGATCGAGGGCGTACAGTTCCACCCGGAATCCATCGCCTCCGAGCACGGCCACGCAATGCTGAAGAATTTCCTGACA